The following are encoded together in the Balaenoptera acutorostrata chromosome 9, mBalAcu1.1, whole genome shotgun sequence genome:
- the DPP3 gene encoding dipeptidyl peptidase 3 isoform X1 — protein MADTQYILPNDIGVSSLDCREAFRLLLPTERLYAHHLSRAAWYGGLAVLLQTSPEAPYIYALLSRLFRAQDPDQLRQHALAEGLTEEEYQAFLVYTAGVYSNMGNYKSFGDTKFVPNLPKEKLERVILGSKAAEQHPEEVRGLWQTCGELMFSLESRLRHLGLGKEGITTYFSGNCTMEDAKLAQDFLDSQNLSAYNTRLFKEVGQDGKPCYEVRLASVLSTEPILDSEMNSKLKSYEFQGSNFRVTRGDYAPILQKVVEHLEKAKAYAATSHQEQMLAQYIESFTHGSVEAHKKGSRFWIQDKGPIVESYIGFIESYRDPFGSRGEFEGFVAMVNKAMSAKFEWLVASAEQLLKELPWPPAFEKDKFLTPDFTSLDVLTFAGSGIPAGINIPNYDDLRQTEGFKNVSLGNVLAVAYATQREKLTFLEEEDKDLYIRWKGPSFDVQVGLHELLGHGSGKLFVQDEKGAFNFDQETVINPETGEQIQSWYRSGETWDSKFSTIASSYEECRAESVGLYLCLNPQVLEIFGFEGADAEDVVYVNWLNMVRAGLLALEFYTPEASSWRQVGARGPLRREEPEAHMQARFVILRVLLEAGEGLVTVTPTTGSDGRPDAQVHLDRNKIRTVGKPALERFLRRLQVLKSTGDVAGGRALYEGYAAVTDAPPECFLSLRDTVLLRKEARKLIVQPNTRLKGSEVQLLEYEASAAGLIRSFSERFPEDGPELEEILTQLATADARFWKCPSETPSGQA, from the exons ATGGCGGACACCCAGTACATCCTCCCCAATGACATCGGCGTGTCTAGCCTGGACTGCCGCGAGGCCTTCCGCCTGCTGTTACCCACAGAGCGCCTCTATGCCCACCACCTGTCACGGGCTGCCTGGTATGGAGGCCTGGCCGTGCTGCTGCAGACCTCCCCTGAGGCCCCCTACATCTATGCCTTGCTCAGCCGCCTCTTCCGTGCGCAGGACCCCGACCAGCTGCGCCAGCATGCCCTGGCTGAGGGCCTTACCGAGGAGGAATATCAG GCGTTCCTGGTCTACACTGCAGGTGTCTACTCCAACATGGGCAACTACAAGTCCTTTGGTGACACCAAGTTTGTTCCCAACCTGCCCAAG GAGAAGCTGGAACGTGTGATCCTGGGCAGTAAGGCCGCGGAGCAGCACCCGGAGGAAGTCAGGGGCCTCTGGCAGACCTGCGGGGAGCTCATGTTCTCTCTGGAATCGAGGCTTCGACACCTcgggctggggaaggag GGAATCACCACCTATTTCTCTGGGAACTGTACCATGGAAGATGCCAAACTAGCCCAAGACTTTCTGGACTCACAG AACCTCAGTGCCTACAACACACGGCTCTTCAAGGAGGTCGGCCAGGATGGGAAGCCCTGCTACGAGGTGCGGTTGGCTTCTGTGCTGAGCACAG AGCCTATTCTGGACTCCGAAATGAATTCCAAGCTGAAGAGCTATGAATTCCAGGGAAGCAATTTCCGGGTGACCCGGGGAGACTATGCACCCATCCTCCAGAAGGTGGTGGAGCACCTGGAGAAAGCCAAG GCCTATGCAGCCACCAGCCACCAGGAGCAGATGCTGGCCCAGTACATAGAAAGCTTCACCCACGGCTCTGTCGAGGCCCACAAGAAGGGCTCTCGCTTCTGGATCCAGGACAAAGGCCCCATCGTGGAGAG TTACATCGGGTTCATCGAGAGCTACCGAGACCCCTTTGGCTCCCGCGGAGAGTTTGAAG GCTTCGTGGCCATGGTGAACAAGGCCATGAGTGCCAAGTTTGAGTGGCTGGTGGCAAGTGCAGAGCAGCTGTTGAAGGAGcttccctggcccccagccttCGAGAAGGACAAGTTCCTCACCCCCGACTTCACCTCCCTGGATGTTCTCACCTTCGCCGGCTCCGGCATCCCTGCCGGCATCAACATCCCCAACT ATGACGACCTAAGGCAGACAGAAGGCTTTAAGAACGTGTCGCTGGGGAACGTGCTGGCCGTGGCCTACGCCACGCAGCGGGAGAAGCTcaccttcctggaggaggaggacaag GACCTGTACATCCGCTGGAAGGGACCCTCCTTTGACGTGCAGGTGGGGCTGCACGAGCTGCTGGGCCACGGCAGCGGCAAGCTCTTCGTGCAG GATGAGAAAGGAGCATTCAACTTTGACCAGGAGACAGTGATCAACCCAGAGACGGGGGAGCAG ATTCAGAGCTGGTACCGGAGCGGGGAGACCTGGGACAGCAAGTTCAGCACTATCGCCTCCAGCTATGAAGAGTGCCGGGCAGAGAGCGTGGGCCTCTACCTCTGTCTCAACCCCCAAGTGCTGGA GATCTTTGGCTTTGAGGGGGCTGATGCAGAAGATGTGGTCTACGTGAACTGGCTCAACATGGTTCGGGCCGGGCTGCTTGCTCTGGAGTTCTACACCCCCGAGGCCTCCAgctggagacaggtgggggccaGGGGACCCCTCAGGAGGGAGGAGCCTGAG GCCCACATGCAGGCCCGGTTTGTGATCCTGAGGGTCTTGCTGGAGGCTGGCGAGGGACTTGTTACCGTCACTCCCACCACAGGCTCCGATGGGCGCCCAGATGCCCAGGTCCACCTTGACCGCAACAAGATCCGGACTGTGGGCAAGCCCGCCCTGGAGAGGTTCCTGCGGAGACTCCAG GTGCTGAAGTCCACGGGGGATGTGGCCGGAGGCCGGGCCCTGTATGAGGGGTATGCGGCGGTCACCGATGCACCCCCCGAGTGCTTCCTCTCCCTCAGGGACACAGTGCTGCTCCGTAAGGAAGCCCGGAAGCTCATCGTTCAGCCCAACACTCGCCTCAAAG GCTCAGAAGTACAGCTTCTTGAGTATGAGGCCTCAGCTGCTGGCCTCATCCGATCCTTTTCTGAGCGCTTCCCAGAGGATGGGCCCGAGTTGGAGGAGATCCTCACCCAGCTGGCCACAGCTGATGCCCGGTTCTGGAAGTGCCCCAGTGAAACCCCATCTGGCCAGGCTTGA
- the DPP3 gene encoding dipeptidyl peptidase 3 isoform X4 produces MADTQYILPNDIGVSSLDCREAFRLLLPTERLYAHHLSRAAWYGGLAVLLQTSPEAPYIYALLSRLFRAQDPDQLRQHALAEGLTEEEYQEKLERVILGSKAAEQHPEEVRGLWQTCGELMFSLESRLRHLGLGKEGITTYFSGNCTMEDAKLAQDFLDSQNLSAYNTRLFKEVGQDGKPCYEVRLASVLSTEPILDSEMNSKLKSYEFQGSNFRVTRGDYAPILQKVVEHLEKAKAYAATSHQEQMLAQYIESFTHGSVEAHKKGSRFWIQDKGPIVESYIGFIESYRDPFGSRGEFEGFVAMVNKAMSAKFEWLVASAEQLLKELPWPPAFEKDKFLTPDFTSLDVLTFAGSGIPAGINIPNYDDLRQTEGFKNVSLGNVLAVAYATQREKLTFLEEEDKDLYIRWKGPSFDVQVGLHELLGHGSGKLFVQDEKGAFNFDQETVINPETGEQIQSWYRSGETWDSKFSTIASSYEECRAESVGLYLCLNPQVLEIFGFEGADAEDVVYVNWLNMVRAGLLALEFYTPEASSWRQAHMQARFVILRVLLEAGEGLVTVTPTTGSDGRPDAQVHLDRNKIRTVGKPALERFLRRLQVLKSTGDVAGGRALYEGYAAVTDAPPECFLSLRDTVLLRKEARKLIVQPNTRLKGSEVQLLEYEASAAGLIRSFSERFPEDGPELEEILTQLATADARFWKCPSETPSGQA; encoded by the exons ATGGCGGACACCCAGTACATCCTCCCCAATGACATCGGCGTGTCTAGCCTGGACTGCCGCGAGGCCTTCCGCCTGCTGTTACCCACAGAGCGCCTCTATGCCCACCACCTGTCACGGGCTGCCTGGTATGGAGGCCTGGCCGTGCTGCTGCAGACCTCCCCTGAGGCCCCCTACATCTATGCCTTGCTCAGCCGCCTCTTCCGTGCGCAGGACCCCGACCAGCTGCGCCAGCATGCCCTGGCTGAGGGCCTTACCGAGGAGGAATATCAG GAGAAGCTGGAACGTGTGATCCTGGGCAGTAAGGCCGCGGAGCAGCACCCGGAGGAAGTCAGGGGCCTCTGGCAGACCTGCGGGGAGCTCATGTTCTCTCTGGAATCGAGGCTTCGACACCTcgggctggggaaggag GGAATCACCACCTATTTCTCTGGGAACTGTACCATGGAAGATGCCAAACTAGCCCAAGACTTTCTGGACTCACAG AACCTCAGTGCCTACAACACACGGCTCTTCAAGGAGGTCGGCCAGGATGGGAAGCCCTGCTACGAGGTGCGGTTGGCTTCTGTGCTGAGCACAG AGCCTATTCTGGACTCCGAAATGAATTCCAAGCTGAAGAGCTATGAATTCCAGGGAAGCAATTTCCGGGTGACCCGGGGAGACTATGCACCCATCCTCCAGAAGGTGGTGGAGCACCTGGAGAAAGCCAAG GCCTATGCAGCCACCAGCCACCAGGAGCAGATGCTGGCCCAGTACATAGAAAGCTTCACCCACGGCTCTGTCGAGGCCCACAAGAAGGGCTCTCGCTTCTGGATCCAGGACAAAGGCCCCATCGTGGAGAG TTACATCGGGTTCATCGAGAGCTACCGAGACCCCTTTGGCTCCCGCGGAGAGTTTGAAG GCTTCGTGGCCATGGTGAACAAGGCCATGAGTGCCAAGTTTGAGTGGCTGGTGGCAAGTGCAGAGCAGCTGTTGAAGGAGcttccctggcccccagccttCGAGAAGGACAAGTTCCTCACCCCCGACTTCACCTCCCTGGATGTTCTCACCTTCGCCGGCTCCGGCATCCCTGCCGGCATCAACATCCCCAACT ATGACGACCTAAGGCAGACAGAAGGCTTTAAGAACGTGTCGCTGGGGAACGTGCTGGCCGTGGCCTACGCCACGCAGCGGGAGAAGCTcaccttcctggaggaggaggacaag GACCTGTACATCCGCTGGAAGGGACCCTCCTTTGACGTGCAGGTGGGGCTGCACGAGCTGCTGGGCCACGGCAGCGGCAAGCTCTTCGTGCAG GATGAGAAAGGAGCATTCAACTTTGACCAGGAGACAGTGATCAACCCAGAGACGGGGGAGCAG ATTCAGAGCTGGTACCGGAGCGGGGAGACCTGGGACAGCAAGTTCAGCACTATCGCCTCCAGCTATGAAGAGTGCCGGGCAGAGAGCGTGGGCCTCTACCTCTGTCTCAACCCCCAAGTGCTGGA GATCTTTGGCTTTGAGGGGGCTGATGCAGAAGATGTGGTCTACGTGAACTGGCTCAACATGGTTCGGGCCGGGCTGCTTGCTCTGGAGTTCTACACCCCCGAGGCCTCCAgctggagacag GCCCACATGCAGGCCCGGTTTGTGATCCTGAGGGTCTTGCTGGAGGCTGGCGAGGGACTTGTTACCGTCACTCCCACCACAGGCTCCGATGGGCGCCCAGATGCCCAGGTCCACCTTGACCGCAACAAGATCCGGACTGTGGGCAAGCCCGCCCTGGAGAGGTTCCTGCGGAGACTCCAG GTGCTGAAGTCCACGGGGGATGTGGCCGGAGGCCGGGCCCTGTATGAGGGGTATGCGGCGGTCACCGATGCACCCCCCGAGTGCTTCCTCTCCCTCAGGGACACAGTGCTGCTCCGTAAGGAAGCCCGGAAGCTCATCGTTCAGCCCAACACTCGCCTCAAAG GCTCAGAAGTACAGCTTCTTGAGTATGAGGCCTCAGCTGCTGGCCTCATCCGATCCTTTTCTGAGCGCTTCCCAGAGGATGGGCCCGAGTTGGAGGAGATCCTCACCCAGCTGGCCACAGCTGATGCCCGGTTCTGGAAGTGCCCCAGTGAAACCCCATCTGGCCAGGCTTGA
- the DPP3 gene encoding dipeptidyl peptidase 3 isoform X3 — MADTQYILPNDIGVSSLDCREAFRLLLPTERLYAHHLSRAAWYGGLAVLLQTSPEAPYIYALLSRLFRAQDPDQLRQHALAEGLTEEEYQEKLERVILGSKAAEQHPEEVRGLWQTCGELMFSLESRLRHLGLGKEGITTYFSGNCTMEDAKLAQDFLDSQNLSAYNTRLFKEVGQDGKPCYEVRLASVLSTEPILDSEMNSKLKSYEFQGSNFRVTRGDYAPILQKVVEHLEKAKAYAATSHQEQMLAQYIESFTHGSVEAHKKGSRFWIQDKGPIVESYIGFIESYRDPFGSRGEFEGFVAMVNKAMSAKFEWLVASAEQLLKELPWPPAFEKDKFLTPDFTSLDVLTFAGSGIPAGINIPNYDDLRQTEGFKNVSLGNVLAVAYATQREKLTFLEEEDKDLYIRWKGPSFDVQVGLHELLGHGSGKLFVQDEKGAFNFDQETVINPETGEQIQSWYRSGETWDSKFSTIASSYEECRAESVGLYLCLNPQVLEIFGFEGADAEDVVYVNWLNMVRAGLLALEFYTPEASSWRQVGARGPLRREEPEAHMQARFVILRVLLEAGEGLVTVTPTTGSDGRPDAQVHLDRNKIRTVGKPALERFLRRLQVLKSTGDVAGGRALYEGYAAVTDAPPECFLSLRDTVLLRKEARKLIVQPNTRLKGSEVQLLEYEASAAGLIRSFSERFPEDGPELEEILTQLATADARFWKCPSETPSGQA, encoded by the exons ATGGCGGACACCCAGTACATCCTCCCCAATGACATCGGCGTGTCTAGCCTGGACTGCCGCGAGGCCTTCCGCCTGCTGTTACCCACAGAGCGCCTCTATGCCCACCACCTGTCACGGGCTGCCTGGTATGGAGGCCTGGCCGTGCTGCTGCAGACCTCCCCTGAGGCCCCCTACATCTATGCCTTGCTCAGCCGCCTCTTCCGTGCGCAGGACCCCGACCAGCTGCGCCAGCATGCCCTGGCTGAGGGCCTTACCGAGGAGGAATATCAG GAGAAGCTGGAACGTGTGATCCTGGGCAGTAAGGCCGCGGAGCAGCACCCGGAGGAAGTCAGGGGCCTCTGGCAGACCTGCGGGGAGCTCATGTTCTCTCTGGAATCGAGGCTTCGACACCTcgggctggggaaggag GGAATCACCACCTATTTCTCTGGGAACTGTACCATGGAAGATGCCAAACTAGCCCAAGACTTTCTGGACTCACAG AACCTCAGTGCCTACAACACACGGCTCTTCAAGGAGGTCGGCCAGGATGGGAAGCCCTGCTACGAGGTGCGGTTGGCTTCTGTGCTGAGCACAG AGCCTATTCTGGACTCCGAAATGAATTCCAAGCTGAAGAGCTATGAATTCCAGGGAAGCAATTTCCGGGTGACCCGGGGAGACTATGCACCCATCCTCCAGAAGGTGGTGGAGCACCTGGAGAAAGCCAAG GCCTATGCAGCCACCAGCCACCAGGAGCAGATGCTGGCCCAGTACATAGAAAGCTTCACCCACGGCTCTGTCGAGGCCCACAAGAAGGGCTCTCGCTTCTGGATCCAGGACAAAGGCCCCATCGTGGAGAG TTACATCGGGTTCATCGAGAGCTACCGAGACCCCTTTGGCTCCCGCGGAGAGTTTGAAG GCTTCGTGGCCATGGTGAACAAGGCCATGAGTGCCAAGTTTGAGTGGCTGGTGGCAAGTGCAGAGCAGCTGTTGAAGGAGcttccctggcccccagccttCGAGAAGGACAAGTTCCTCACCCCCGACTTCACCTCCCTGGATGTTCTCACCTTCGCCGGCTCCGGCATCCCTGCCGGCATCAACATCCCCAACT ATGACGACCTAAGGCAGACAGAAGGCTTTAAGAACGTGTCGCTGGGGAACGTGCTGGCCGTGGCCTACGCCACGCAGCGGGAGAAGCTcaccttcctggaggaggaggacaag GACCTGTACATCCGCTGGAAGGGACCCTCCTTTGACGTGCAGGTGGGGCTGCACGAGCTGCTGGGCCACGGCAGCGGCAAGCTCTTCGTGCAG GATGAGAAAGGAGCATTCAACTTTGACCAGGAGACAGTGATCAACCCAGAGACGGGGGAGCAG ATTCAGAGCTGGTACCGGAGCGGGGAGACCTGGGACAGCAAGTTCAGCACTATCGCCTCCAGCTATGAAGAGTGCCGGGCAGAGAGCGTGGGCCTCTACCTCTGTCTCAACCCCCAAGTGCTGGA GATCTTTGGCTTTGAGGGGGCTGATGCAGAAGATGTGGTCTACGTGAACTGGCTCAACATGGTTCGGGCCGGGCTGCTTGCTCTGGAGTTCTACACCCCCGAGGCCTCCAgctggagacaggtgggggccaGGGGACCCCTCAGGAGGGAGGAGCCTGAG GCCCACATGCAGGCCCGGTTTGTGATCCTGAGGGTCTTGCTGGAGGCTGGCGAGGGACTTGTTACCGTCACTCCCACCACAGGCTCCGATGGGCGCCCAGATGCCCAGGTCCACCTTGACCGCAACAAGATCCGGACTGTGGGCAAGCCCGCCCTGGAGAGGTTCCTGCGGAGACTCCAG GTGCTGAAGTCCACGGGGGATGTGGCCGGAGGCCGGGCCCTGTATGAGGGGTATGCGGCGGTCACCGATGCACCCCCCGAGTGCTTCCTCTCCCTCAGGGACACAGTGCTGCTCCGTAAGGAAGCCCGGAAGCTCATCGTTCAGCCCAACACTCGCCTCAAAG GCTCAGAAGTACAGCTTCTTGAGTATGAGGCCTCAGCTGCTGGCCTCATCCGATCCTTTTCTGAGCGCTTCCCAGAGGATGGGCCCGAGTTGGAGGAGATCCTCACCCAGCTGGCCACAGCTGATGCCCGGTTCTGGAAGTGCCCCAGTGAAACCCCATCTGGCCAGGCTTGA
- the DPP3 gene encoding dipeptidyl peptidase 3 isoform X5 — protein sequence MADTQYILPNDIGVSSLDCREAFRLLLPTERLYAHHLSRAAWYGGLAVLLQTSPEAPYIYALLSRLFRAQDPDQLRQHALAEGLTEEEYQAFLVYTAGVYSNMGNYKSFGDTKFVPNLPKEKLERVILGSKAAEQHPEEVRGLWQTCGELMFSLESRLRHLGLGKEGITTYFSGNCTMEDAKLAQDFLDSQNLSAYNTRLFKEVGQDGKPCYEVRLASVLSTEPILDSEMNSKLKSYEFQGSNFRVTRGDYAPILQKVVEHLEKAKAYAATSHQEQMLAQYIESFTHGSVEAHKKGSRFWIQDKGPIVESYIGFIESYRDPFGSRGEFEGFVAMVNKAMSAKFEWLVASAEQLLKELPWPPAFEKDKFLTPDFTSLDVLTFAGSGIPAGINIPNYDDLRQTEGFKNVSLGNVLAVAYATQREKLTFLEEEDKDLYIRWKGPSFDVQVGLHELLGHGSGKLFVQDEKGAFNFDQETVINPETGEQIQSWYRSGETWDSKFSTIASSYEECRAESVGLYLCLNPQVLEIFGFEGADAEDVVYVNWLNMVRAGLLALEFYTPEASSWRQVLKSTGDVAGGRALYEGYAAVTDAPPECFLSLRDTVLLRKEARKLIVQPNTRLKGSEVQLLEYEASAAGLIRSFSERFPEDGPELEEILTQLATADARFWKCPSETPSGQA from the exons ATGGCGGACACCCAGTACATCCTCCCCAATGACATCGGCGTGTCTAGCCTGGACTGCCGCGAGGCCTTCCGCCTGCTGTTACCCACAGAGCGCCTCTATGCCCACCACCTGTCACGGGCTGCCTGGTATGGAGGCCTGGCCGTGCTGCTGCAGACCTCCCCTGAGGCCCCCTACATCTATGCCTTGCTCAGCCGCCTCTTCCGTGCGCAGGACCCCGACCAGCTGCGCCAGCATGCCCTGGCTGAGGGCCTTACCGAGGAGGAATATCAG GCGTTCCTGGTCTACACTGCAGGTGTCTACTCCAACATGGGCAACTACAAGTCCTTTGGTGACACCAAGTTTGTTCCCAACCTGCCCAAG GAGAAGCTGGAACGTGTGATCCTGGGCAGTAAGGCCGCGGAGCAGCACCCGGAGGAAGTCAGGGGCCTCTGGCAGACCTGCGGGGAGCTCATGTTCTCTCTGGAATCGAGGCTTCGACACCTcgggctggggaaggag GGAATCACCACCTATTTCTCTGGGAACTGTACCATGGAAGATGCCAAACTAGCCCAAGACTTTCTGGACTCACAG AACCTCAGTGCCTACAACACACGGCTCTTCAAGGAGGTCGGCCAGGATGGGAAGCCCTGCTACGAGGTGCGGTTGGCTTCTGTGCTGAGCACAG AGCCTATTCTGGACTCCGAAATGAATTCCAAGCTGAAGAGCTATGAATTCCAGGGAAGCAATTTCCGGGTGACCCGGGGAGACTATGCACCCATCCTCCAGAAGGTGGTGGAGCACCTGGAGAAAGCCAAG GCCTATGCAGCCACCAGCCACCAGGAGCAGATGCTGGCCCAGTACATAGAAAGCTTCACCCACGGCTCTGTCGAGGCCCACAAGAAGGGCTCTCGCTTCTGGATCCAGGACAAAGGCCCCATCGTGGAGAG TTACATCGGGTTCATCGAGAGCTACCGAGACCCCTTTGGCTCCCGCGGAGAGTTTGAAG GCTTCGTGGCCATGGTGAACAAGGCCATGAGTGCCAAGTTTGAGTGGCTGGTGGCAAGTGCAGAGCAGCTGTTGAAGGAGcttccctggcccccagccttCGAGAAGGACAAGTTCCTCACCCCCGACTTCACCTCCCTGGATGTTCTCACCTTCGCCGGCTCCGGCATCCCTGCCGGCATCAACATCCCCAACT ATGACGACCTAAGGCAGACAGAAGGCTTTAAGAACGTGTCGCTGGGGAACGTGCTGGCCGTGGCCTACGCCACGCAGCGGGAGAAGCTcaccttcctggaggaggaggacaag GACCTGTACATCCGCTGGAAGGGACCCTCCTTTGACGTGCAGGTGGGGCTGCACGAGCTGCTGGGCCACGGCAGCGGCAAGCTCTTCGTGCAG GATGAGAAAGGAGCATTCAACTTTGACCAGGAGACAGTGATCAACCCAGAGACGGGGGAGCAG ATTCAGAGCTGGTACCGGAGCGGGGAGACCTGGGACAGCAAGTTCAGCACTATCGCCTCCAGCTATGAAGAGTGCCGGGCAGAGAGCGTGGGCCTCTACCTCTGTCTCAACCCCCAAGTGCTGGA GATCTTTGGCTTTGAGGGGGCTGATGCAGAAGATGTGGTCTACGTGAACTGGCTCAACATGGTTCGGGCCGGGCTGCTTGCTCTGGAGTTCTACACCCCCGAGGCCTCCAgctggagacag GTGCTGAAGTCCACGGGGGATGTGGCCGGAGGCCGGGCCCTGTATGAGGGGTATGCGGCGGTCACCGATGCACCCCCCGAGTGCTTCCTCTCCCTCAGGGACACAGTGCTGCTCCGTAAGGAAGCCCGGAAGCTCATCGTTCAGCCCAACACTCGCCTCAAAG GCTCAGAAGTACAGCTTCTTGAGTATGAGGCCTCAGCTGCTGGCCTCATCCGATCCTTTTCTGAGCGCTTCCCAGAGGATGGGCCCGAGTTGGAGGAGATCCTCACCCAGCTGGCCACAGCTGATGCCCGGTTCTGGAAGTGCCCCAGTGAAACCCCATCTGGCCAGGCTTGA
- the DPP3 gene encoding dipeptidyl peptidase 3 isoform X2, whose product MADTQYILPNDIGVSSLDCREAFRLLLPTERLYAHHLSRAAWYGGLAVLLQTSPEAPYIYALLSRLFRAQDPDQLRQHALAEGLTEEEYQAFLVYTAGVYSNMGNYKSFGDTKFVPNLPKEKLERVILGSKAAEQHPEEVRGLWQTCGELMFSLESRLRHLGLGKEGITTYFSGNCTMEDAKLAQDFLDSQNLSAYNTRLFKEVGQDGKPCYEVRLASVLSTEPILDSEMNSKLKSYEFQGSNFRVTRGDYAPILQKVVEHLEKAKAYAATSHQEQMLAQYIESFTHGSVEAHKKGSRFWIQDKGPIVESYIGFIESYRDPFGSRGEFEGFVAMVNKAMSAKFEWLVASAEQLLKELPWPPAFEKDKFLTPDFTSLDVLTFAGSGIPAGINIPNYDDLRQTEGFKNVSLGNVLAVAYATQREKLTFLEEEDKDLYIRWKGPSFDVQVGLHELLGHGSGKLFVQDEKGAFNFDQETVINPETGEQIQSWYRSGETWDSKFSTIASSYEECRAESVGLYLCLNPQVLEIFGFEGADAEDVVYVNWLNMVRAGLLALEFYTPEASSWRQAHMQARFVILRVLLEAGEGLVTVTPTTGSDGRPDAQVHLDRNKIRTVGKPALERFLRRLQVLKSTGDVAGGRALYEGYAAVTDAPPECFLSLRDTVLLRKEARKLIVQPNTRLKGSEVQLLEYEASAAGLIRSFSERFPEDGPELEEILTQLATADARFWKCPSETPSGQA is encoded by the exons ATGGCGGACACCCAGTACATCCTCCCCAATGACATCGGCGTGTCTAGCCTGGACTGCCGCGAGGCCTTCCGCCTGCTGTTACCCACAGAGCGCCTCTATGCCCACCACCTGTCACGGGCTGCCTGGTATGGAGGCCTGGCCGTGCTGCTGCAGACCTCCCCTGAGGCCCCCTACATCTATGCCTTGCTCAGCCGCCTCTTCCGTGCGCAGGACCCCGACCAGCTGCGCCAGCATGCCCTGGCTGAGGGCCTTACCGAGGAGGAATATCAG GCGTTCCTGGTCTACACTGCAGGTGTCTACTCCAACATGGGCAACTACAAGTCCTTTGGTGACACCAAGTTTGTTCCCAACCTGCCCAAG GAGAAGCTGGAACGTGTGATCCTGGGCAGTAAGGCCGCGGAGCAGCACCCGGAGGAAGTCAGGGGCCTCTGGCAGACCTGCGGGGAGCTCATGTTCTCTCTGGAATCGAGGCTTCGACACCTcgggctggggaaggag GGAATCACCACCTATTTCTCTGGGAACTGTACCATGGAAGATGCCAAACTAGCCCAAGACTTTCTGGACTCACAG AACCTCAGTGCCTACAACACACGGCTCTTCAAGGAGGTCGGCCAGGATGGGAAGCCCTGCTACGAGGTGCGGTTGGCTTCTGTGCTGAGCACAG AGCCTATTCTGGACTCCGAAATGAATTCCAAGCTGAAGAGCTATGAATTCCAGGGAAGCAATTTCCGGGTGACCCGGGGAGACTATGCACCCATCCTCCAGAAGGTGGTGGAGCACCTGGAGAAAGCCAAG GCCTATGCAGCCACCAGCCACCAGGAGCAGATGCTGGCCCAGTACATAGAAAGCTTCACCCACGGCTCTGTCGAGGCCCACAAGAAGGGCTCTCGCTTCTGGATCCAGGACAAAGGCCCCATCGTGGAGAG TTACATCGGGTTCATCGAGAGCTACCGAGACCCCTTTGGCTCCCGCGGAGAGTTTGAAG GCTTCGTGGCCATGGTGAACAAGGCCATGAGTGCCAAGTTTGAGTGGCTGGTGGCAAGTGCAGAGCAGCTGTTGAAGGAGcttccctggcccccagccttCGAGAAGGACAAGTTCCTCACCCCCGACTTCACCTCCCTGGATGTTCTCACCTTCGCCGGCTCCGGCATCCCTGCCGGCATCAACATCCCCAACT ATGACGACCTAAGGCAGACAGAAGGCTTTAAGAACGTGTCGCTGGGGAACGTGCTGGCCGTGGCCTACGCCACGCAGCGGGAGAAGCTcaccttcctggaggaggaggacaag GACCTGTACATCCGCTGGAAGGGACCCTCCTTTGACGTGCAGGTGGGGCTGCACGAGCTGCTGGGCCACGGCAGCGGCAAGCTCTTCGTGCAG GATGAGAAAGGAGCATTCAACTTTGACCAGGAGACAGTGATCAACCCAGAGACGGGGGAGCAG ATTCAGAGCTGGTACCGGAGCGGGGAGACCTGGGACAGCAAGTTCAGCACTATCGCCTCCAGCTATGAAGAGTGCCGGGCAGAGAGCGTGGGCCTCTACCTCTGTCTCAACCCCCAAGTGCTGGA GATCTTTGGCTTTGAGGGGGCTGATGCAGAAGATGTGGTCTACGTGAACTGGCTCAACATGGTTCGGGCCGGGCTGCTTGCTCTGGAGTTCTACACCCCCGAGGCCTCCAgctggagacag GCCCACATGCAGGCCCGGTTTGTGATCCTGAGGGTCTTGCTGGAGGCTGGCGAGGGACTTGTTACCGTCACTCCCACCACAGGCTCCGATGGGCGCCCAGATGCCCAGGTCCACCTTGACCGCAACAAGATCCGGACTGTGGGCAAGCCCGCCCTGGAGAGGTTCCTGCGGAGACTCCAG GTGCTGAAGTCCACGGGGGATGTGGCCGGAGGCCGGGCCCTGTATGAGGGGTATGCGGCGGTCACCGATGCACCCCCCGAGTGCTTCCTCTCCCTCAGGGACACAGTGCTGCTCCGTAAGGAAGCCCGGAAGCTCATCGTTCAGCCCAACACTCGCCTCAAAG GCTCAGAAGTACAGCTTCTTGAGTATGAGGCCTCAGCTGCTGGCCTCATCCGATCCTTTTCTGAGCGCTTCCCAGAGGATGGGCCCGAGTTGGAGGAGATCCTCACCCAGCTGGCCACAGCTGATGCCCGGTTCTGGAAGTGCCCCAGTGAAACCCCATCTGGCCAGGCTTGA